From Tepidisphaeraceae bacterium, a single genomic window includes:
- the rpmJ gene encoding 50S ribosomal protein L36 codes for MKVRSSVRRICENCKIVRRKGIVRVICTNTKHKQKQG; via the coding sequence ATGAAAGTCCGAAGCAGCGTTCGCCGGATTTGTGAGAACTGCAAGATCGTTCGCCGCAAGGGAATTGTGCGCGTGATCTGCACCAACACGAAGCACAAGCAGAAACAAGGTTAA
- the map gene encoding type I methionyl aminopeptidase: MPIVLKTRRELEMMRHTGKVGHEILGKMAEAVRPGITTAELNEIARIELDKNDAIGLSKNYPEYKPNTGYPAETCISVNEQVVHGIPDNRPLKDGDIVTLDLALSVNGYCADTAITVPVGTISPLQQKLLDVTSDTLAIALQHIRPGRKWSDVARLMQYNVERAGFSVVREFVGHGIGRSMHEDPKVPNFVTAEQLRGDFKLRPGMTLAVEPMVVVGHREVVLLADGWTVVTKDRKPAAHFEHTVAVTETGVDVLTDGRAPYAM; this comes from the coding sequence ATGCCAATTGTTCTTAAGACTCGTCGTGAACTGGAGATGATGCGCCACACCGGCAAGGTGGGGCACGAGATTCTTGGCAAAATGGCCGAGGCCGTCCGCCCGGGCATCACGACGGCGGAACTGAACGAGATCGCCCGCATCGAGCTTGACAAGAACGATGCGATCGGCCTGAGCAAAAACTATCCGGAGTACAAGCCGAACACCGGCTACCCGGCCGAGACGTGCATCAGCGTCAACGAGCAGGTCGTCCATGGCATCCCCGACAACCGCCCGCTGAAGGACGGCGACATCGTCACGCTCGACCTGGCTCTGTCGGTCAACGGCTACTGTGCCGATACCGCGATTACCGTCCCGGTCGGTACGATCTCTCCGTTGCAGCAGAAGCTGCTCGACGTGACAAGCGATACGCTTGCGATCGCGCTGCAGCACATTCGACCCGGGCGGAAGTGGTCGGATGTAGCCCGGTTGATGCAATACAACGTCGAGCGGGCCGGTTTTTCGGTCGTTCGCGAGTTCGTGGGCCACGGCATCGGGCGATCGATGCACGAGGATCCAAAGGTGCCGAACTTCGTCACCGCCGAGCAGCTCCGAGGCGACTTTAAGCTCCGGCCAGGCATGACGTTGGCCGTCGAGCCGATGGTCGTCGTTGGCCACCGCGAAGTGGTGCTGCTGGCGGATGGCTGGACCGTGGTGACGAAGGACCGCAAGCCGGCTGCCCACTTTGAGCATACGGTGGCGGTTACCGAGACCGGCGTGGACGTGCTGACGGACGGTCGGGCGCCGTACGCGATGTAG
- the secY gene encoding preprotein translocase subunit SecY: MFQTLINIFKVPELRNKILFTLLMLAIYRVGYWIPIPGVDQQHFEDLVQKQSEDGSAAGRLASYVSLFSGGSLQQSTIFGLGVMPYISASIIFQLLTTVVPTLEKLQKEGETGRKKIQEWTRYATVVLALIQGVFWIQYMRSTSPPLVQAQFMYQNVVAFYVMALSCMVAGSVFLMWLGEQIDEYGMGNGISLIILAGIVANMPDAFIQLTTMTSFSANRGAETPFGPGHILFLAASFLFVVAGAILITQAQRRIPVQQAKHTRGRRVYGGGKQYLPLRVNHGGVMPIIFAQSLMLFPGMLVGWLNGVVNPNGQISGWYGGIVNFLNIELGRGAFLYIMVEVVLIYFFAYFWTTVQFQPKEMANQLRDYGSFIPGLRPGKRTADYLERVMMRITYVGAAFLCFVAVIPTAISAWLNIPPNIAQFLGGTGLLIVVSVALDMVQRIEANLLMRNYSGFLGDSGKRIKGRQY; this comes from the coding sequence ATGTTCCAGACCCTCATCAACATCTTCAAAGTGCCCGAGCTGCGGAACAAGATCCTGTTCACGCTGCTGATGCTGGCGATCTACCGCGTCGGCTACTGGATTCCGATCCCCGGCGTCGACCAGCAGCACTTCGAGGACCTCGTACAGAAGCAGAGCGAGGACGGCTCGGCCGCGGGGCGGCTCGCCAGCTACGTGTCGCTCTTTAGCGGCGGCAGCCTGCAGCAGAGCACGATTTTCGGGCTCGGCGTGATGCCGTACATCTCGGCGTCGATCATTTTCCAGTTGCTCACGACCGTCGTCCCCACGCTGGAAAAGCTTCAGAAGGAAGGGGAGACCGGCCGCAAGAAGATCCAGGAATGGACGCGTTACGCGACCGTCGTGCTGGCCTTGATCCAAGGCGTGTTCTGGATCCAGTACATGCGCAGCACGAGCCCGCCGCTAGTGCAGGCCCAGTTCATGTACCAGAACGTCGTGGCGTTCTACGTGATGGCGCTTTCTTGCATGGTCGCTGGCTCGGTCTTCCTGATGTGGCTGGGCGAGCAGATCGACGAGTACGGGATGGGCAACGGCATCTCGCTGATCATCCTTGCCGGCATCGTCGCGAATATGCCTGACGCGTTCATCCAGTTGACGACGATGACCAGCTTCAGCGCCAATCGTGGCGCCGAGACGCCGTTCGGTCCGGGTCACATCCTGTTCCTTGCGGCGTCCTTCCTGTTCGTGGTCGCCGGTGCGATCTTGATCACGCAGGCCCAGCGTCGCATTCCGGTTCAGCAGGCCAAGCACACCCGCGGTCGCCGGGTGTATGGTGGCGGCAAGCAGTACCTGCCGCTTCGCGTGAACCATGGCGGCGTGATGCCGATCATCTTCGCCCAGTCGCTCATGCTGTTCCCCGGCATGCTCGTCGGTTGGCTGAACGGCGTCGTGAACCCCAATGGTCAGATCAGTGGCTGGTACGGTGGCATCGTCAACTTCCTGAACATCGAGCTCGGCCGTGGGGCGTTCCTGTACATCATGGTCGAAGTGGTGCTGATCTACTTCTTCGCCTACTTCTGGACCACCGTGCAGTTCCAGCCGAAGGAAATGGCCAACCAGCTGCGCGACTACGGCAGCTTCATTCCCGGCCTGCGTCCTGGTAAGCGGACGGCCGACTATTTGGAACGGGTGATGATGCGCATCACCTACGTCGGCGCCGCGTTCCTGTGCTTCGTCGCCGTCATCCCTACCGCCATTAGCGCCTGGTTGAACATTCCGCCGAACATCGCGCAGTTCCTGGGTGGCACCGGCCTGCTGATCGTGGTCAGCGTGGCGCTGGACATGGTGCAGCGCATCGAGGCTAACCTGCTGATGCGCAACTACAGCGGCTTCCTCGGCGACTCAGGCAAGCGGATCAAGGGGCGCCAGTACTAA